One Stenotrophomonas maltophilia DNA window includes the following coding sequences:
- the ampE gene encoding regulatory signaling modulator protein AmpE: MFTTLAAVLVALALGHVAPAAAASLRRFDGFRRWLGWLDARGGKAWQGPAGVALALLPPLLLMALLAWLLHGVLYGLPSLLLGVAVLAWCWGPRDLDRDIEAIIDADDAATRQAALRNLQAAGGSLREDVPSLVEATVFNALRRWFAVLFWFLLLGPAGAVGYRLLALMAESPMRARVPVEPLALAQRLLGWVEWPVAQLMAFSMALVGNFDTAWKAWRQAHGERLAGGIGFLGAVARASVNAELREDAHDYTEAGLLPVWQRLPDLRDAMSLVWRMLLLWLAILALLVIAGWVT; encoded by the coding sequence ATGTTCACCACTCTGGCCGCCGTGCTGGTGGCACTGGCCCTGGGCCATGTAGCCCCGGCCGCTGCCGCCTCGCTGCGCCGTTTCGACGGCTTCCGGCGCTGGCTGGGCTGGCTGGATGCGCGCGGTGGCAAGGCCTGGCAGGGACCGGCAGGCGTGGCGCTGGCGCTGCTGCCGCCGCTGCTGCTGATGGCGCTGTTGGCCTGGCTGCTGCATGGGGTGCTGTACGGTCTGCCGTCGCTGCTGCTGGGCGTGGCGGTGCTGGCCTGGTGCTGGGGACCGCGCGACCTGGACCGCGATATCGAAGCGATCATCGACGCCGACGATGCAGCGACGCGGCAGGCGGCGCTACGCAACCTGCAGGCCGCCGGTGGCAGCCTGCGCGAGGATGTGCCATCACTGGTGGAAGCAACGGTGTTCAACGCGCTGCGGCGCTGGTTCGCGGTGCTGTTCTGGTTCCTGCTGCTCGGCCCGGCCGGTGCGGTGGGCTATCGCCTGTTGGCATTGATGGCTGAAAGCCCGATGCGCGCACGCGTGCCGGTGGAGCCGCTGGCGCTGGCGCAGCGCCTGCTGGGCTGGGTCGAGTGGCCGGTGGCGCAGCTGATGGCGTTTTCCATGGCACTGGTGGGTAACTTCGATACGGCGTGGAAGGCCTGGCGCCAGGCCCATGGCGAACGCCTGGCCGGTGGCATTGGTTTTCTCGGCGCGGTGGCGCGGGCCAGCGTCAATGCCGAGCTGCGCGAGGATGCGCACGATTACACCGAGGCGGGGCTGTTGCCAGTATGGCAGCGGTTGCCGGACCTGCGTGATGCGATGAGCCTGGTGTGGCGGATGCTGCTGCTGTGGCTGGCGATCCTCGCCCTGCTGGTGATTGCAGGCTGGGTGACGTAG
- the nudC gene encoding NAD(+) diphosphatase — protein MPNTPSPLSGFAFVGEPLERADALREDADALARLWPGARILVLDQDGSAFTGDDDQPLALTGADIGGGPGAAIFLGLRGEQAWFSVEASNVTVTAPRRLDLRQAALLWSMADATAFSYARGMSYWHSRTRFCGVCGGAVAFARGGFVGRCAQCSAEHYPRVDPAVIVAVENQGRLLLGRQSNWAPRRYSVLAGFVEPGETFEQTVVREVHEESKVRVTACQYLGSQPWPFPGALMVGFRAQAQDDLPTVDGELEDARWFSADEVGAALARDVEDDGQGIRLSPPISISRGLIEHWYRQQKG, from the coding sequence ATGCCCAATACTCCTTCGCCGCTTTCCGGTTTCGCCTTCGTCGGCGAACCGCTGGAGCGCGCCGATGCCCTGCGCGAAGATGCCGATGCACTGGCGCGCCTGTGGCCGGGCGCGCGCATTCTCGTGCTCGATCAGGACGGCAGCGCCTTTACCGGCGATGACGATCAGCCCCTGGCGCTGACCGGCGCCGACATCGGTGGTGGTCCCGGTGCCGCGATCTTCCTCGGCCTGCGTGGCGAGCAGGCCTGGTTCTCGGTCGAAGCCAGCAACGTCACCGTCACCGCTCCGCGCCGCCTCGACCTGCGCCAGGCTGCACTGCTGTGGTCGATGGCCGATGCGACCGCCTTCAGCTATGCCCGCGGCATGTCCTACTGGCATTCGCGCACCCGTTTCTGCGGCGTGTGCGGCGGTGCCGTGGCGTTTGCCCGCGGCGGCTTCGTCGGTCGTTGCGCGCAGTGTTCCGCCGAACACTACCCGCGTGTCGATCCTGCCGTGATCGTCGCCGTGGAGAACCAGGGCCGCCTGCTGCTGGGCCGGCAGTCGAACTGGGCACCGCGTCGCTACTCGGTGCTGGCCGGTTTCGTCGAGCCCGGCGAGACCTTCGAGCAGACCGTGGTGCGCGAAGTCCATGAGGAGAGCAAAGTGCGGGTGACTGCTTGCCAGTACCTCGGTTCGCAGCCGTGGCCGTTCCCGGGCGCGCTGATGGTCGGTTTCCGTGCCCAGGCGCAGGACGACCTGCCGACCGTGGACGGTGAGCTGGAAGACGCGCGCTGGTTCAGTGCCGACGAGGTGGGCGCGGCGCTGGCACGCGATGTGGAGGACGATGGCCAGGGCATCCGCCTGTCGCCGCCGATCTCGATTTCGCGCGGCCTGATCGAACACTGGTACCGGCAGCAGAAGGGCTGA
- a CDS encoding ATP-binding protein, whose protein sequence is MPLWGVLLVALAAAVALLLLGLRLRARNRALAQLQRERSLLAAERDQLRHTTERQGQLEQQLLQAKQAAEAAVLAKGEFLATMSHEIRTPLNGILPMLELIARGPLGEDQRQMLATASASSQQLLRIVDDILDYSRLEAQALELEITSFNLRDLLDGVVQLMQRAADSKGLSLDLQLDPSVRLPVRGDPVRLRQVLSNLLANAIKFTARGQVQLRVQRLGEGPAQHQLRFEIIDTGIGIDAALQARLFQSFSQADASTTRIYGGTGLGLAICKRIIDLMHGRIGVQSTPGHGATFWFEIPLLKVPGDLPAMARTPAPLLLFSTDAILQAHIERIAAHHGLQVHALTQANAVVERLRAAPRPAQPAPAWLLVDARARRIGEVTLQQALAERGEDDALQVLWLQDDALPARPRQRQLPAHFDDAALHALLAAPAAPVRPAALLANAEEGQPTLPPLHLRVLLVEDNTVNRMVAEQLLRVFQCEVRNAADGEQALLALREGAVDVVLMDCQMPVLDGYAATRHWRAEEREAGHTRLPIIAMTANAMAGDRERCLQAGMDDYLSKPIARTTLHALLKRWGDGKAASPARPSAEPDHARLTANSSRAPSAEHGSALQDDDSRVGSKPQPVLDRDVLDELHAVIGDTAFQIITVFLDDAPAMVQQLQQAAQGSDEPRLQAIAHSLKSSSANVGALSLSAVAQRIEHEARSGSLQRPAVAVALLVAEFARARVALTGYLAQHR, encoded by the coding sequence GTGCCGCTGTGGGGCGTGCTGCTGGTTGCCCTTGCTGCGGCCGTCGCACTGCTGCTGTTGGGCCTGCGCCTGCGCGCGCGCAACCGGGCACTGGCCCAGCTGCAACGGGAGCGCAGCCTGCTGGCCGCCGAGCGTGACCAGCTGCGCCACACCACCGAGCGCCAGGGCCAGCTGGAGCAGCAGCTGCTGCAGGCCAAGCAGGCCGCTGAAGCGGCGGTGCTGGCCAAGGGCGAATTCCTGGCCACGATGAGCCACGAGATCCGCACGCCGCTCAACGGCATCCTGCCGATGCTGGAGCTGATCGCGCGCGGGCCGCTGGGCGAGGACCAGCGGCAGATGCTGGCTACCGCCTCGGCCAGCTCGCAGCAGTTGCTGCGCATCGTCGACGACATCCTCGATTACTCGCGGCTGGAAGCGCAGGCACTGGAACTGGAGATCACCAGTTTCAATCTGCGTGACCTGCTTGATGGCGTCGTGCAGCTGATGCAGCGCGCGGCCGATTCCAAGGGCCTGTCGCTCGACCTGCAGCTGGATCCCTCCGTGCGCCTGCCGGTGCGCGGCGACCCGGTGCGCCTGCGCCAGGTGCTGAGCAACCTGCTGGCCAACGCGATCAAGTTCACCGCGCGCGGCCAGGTGCAGTTGCGCGTGCAACGGCTGGGCGAAGGTCCTGCACAACACCAGCTGCGCTTCGAGATCATCGACACCGGCATCGGCATCGATGCGGCCCTGCAGGCTCGCCTGTTCCAGTCCTTCAGCCAGGCCGACGCCTCCACCACCCGCATCTACGGCGGCACCGGCCTGGGCCTGGCCATCTGCAAGCGCATCATCGACCTGATGCACGGGCGCATCGGCGTGCAGTCCACGCCGGGCCACGGTGCGACATTCTGGTTCGAGATCCCGCTGTTGAAGGTGCCCGGCGACCTGCCGGCAATGGCGCGCACGCCGGCCCCGCTGCTGCTGTTCAGTACCGATGCGATCCTGCAGGCGCACATCGAGCGCATCGCGGCCCATCATGGACTGCAGGTGCATGCGCTGACGCAGGCCAACGCCGTGGTCGAGCGCCTGCGCGCGGCACCACGGCCGGCGCAGCCGGCTCCGGCCTGGCTGCTGGTCGATGCACGCGCGCGCCGCATCGGCGAAGTGACCCTGCAGCAGGCATTGGCCGAGCGTGGCGAGGACGACGCGCTGCAGGTCCTGTGGCTGCAGGACGATGCTCTTCCGGCACGCCCGCGCCAGCGTCAGCTACCCGCTCACTTCGATGACGCCGCACTGCACGCGTTACTGGCTGCACCGGCCGCGCCTGTGCGCCCTGCCGCGCTGCTGGCCAATGCCGAAGAGGGGCAGCCCACGCTGCCGCCCTTGCACCTGCGGGTGCTGCTGGTGGAGGACAACACGGTCAACCGGATGGTGGCCGAGCAGCTGCTGCGCGTGTTCCAGTGCGAGGTGCGCAACGCCGCCGATGGCGAACAGGCCCTGCTTGCCCTGCGCGAGGGCGCTGTGGATGTGGTGCTGATGGATTGTCAGATGCCGGTGCTGGACGGCTATGCCGCTACCCGTCACTGGCGCGCCGAGGAGCGGGAAGCGGGGCACACGCGGCTGCCGATCATCGCGATGACCGCCAACGCGATGGCCGGTGACCGCGAGCGCTGCCTGCAGGCCGGCATGGACGACTACCTGTCCAAGCCGATCGCACGCACCACGTTGCATGCGCTGTTGAAGCGCTGGGGGGACGGTAAGGCTGCATCACCTGCACGGCCGTCTGCAGAGCCGGACCATGCTCGGTTGACGGCCAATAGCAGTCGCGCTCCATCAGCCGAGCATGGCTCGGCTCTACAAGACGACGACAGCCGAGTCGGCTCCAAGCCACAGCCGGTGCTCGACCGCGATGTGCTGGACGAACTGCACGCGGTGATCGGCGACACCGCCTTCCAGATCATCACGGTGTTCCTGGACGATGCACCGGCCATGGTGCAGCAGCTGCAGCAGGCCGCGCAGGGCAGCGACGAGCCGCGCCTGCAGGCAATCGCCCACAGCCTGAAGTCATCGAGTGCGAACGTGGGGGCATTGTCGCTGTCGGCGGTGGCGCAGCGGATCGAACACGAGGCCCGCAGCGGCAGCCTGCAGCGCCCCGCCGTGGCGGTAGCGCTGCTGGTTGCCGAATTCGCCCGGGCACGCGTGGCGCTGACGGGCTACCTGGCACAGCATCGGTAG
- a CDS encoding DUF4126 domain-containing protein, whose translation MTEAHLFVIGILLAWLAGIRVYLTVFGVGLAGLLGWVDLPPALQATESWWVLGTSAALAVTEFFADKIPGVDSVWDLVQTLARVPAGAFLAAATLSPDGQLGTGALAAGAGVALASHGLKAGTRALLNTSPEPASNWVASAAEDTVVIGGLALALAHPWIALIVVLACSLAGALLVWLVWRTLWKGVRWLARSASPDSPRQPGTG comes from the coding sequence ATGACCGAAGCCCACCTGTTCGTGATCGGCATCCTGCTGGCCTGGCTGGCCGGCATCCGCGTCTACCTCACCGTGTTCGGCGTCGGCCTGGCCGGCCTGCTCGGCTGGGTCGACCTGCCGCCGGCCCTGCAGGCCACCGAATCGTGGTGGGTGCTGGGCACGTCCGCAGCGCTGGCAGTAACCGAATTCTTCGCCGACAAGATCCCCGGCGTGGACTCGGTCTGGGACCTAGTACAGACACTCGCGCGCGTGCCTGCCGGCGCCTTCCTGGCCGCTGCCACGCTGTCGCCGGACGGTCAGCTGGGCACCGGTGCGCTTGCTGCTGGTGCCGGCGTCGCCCTGGCCAGCCATGGCCTGAAGGCCGGTACCCGCGCCCTGCTCAACACCTCGCCGGAACCGGCCAGCAACTGGGTCGCCTCTGCGGCCGAAGACACCGTGGTGATCGGTGGACTGGCACTGGCGCTGGCGCATCCCTGGATCGCGCTGATCGTGGTGCTGGCCTGCAGCCTGGCCGGCGCGCTGCTGGTGTGGCTGGTCTGGCGCACCTTGTGGAAGGGCGTGCGCTGGCTGGCTCGCAGTGCGTCGCCCGACAGTCCACGCCAGCCCGGCACCGGTTGA
- a CDS encoding DUF6776 family protein yields MTNRPPMRVQVRLPGAPQPPVDRRRLLVIGGIWLLSLVLAVLGGCWMATPRDAQGQRLQAAEKRAETLQTQLTELRQKQATLEASDRISRAANTEVQSSLAERDEEIAGLRADVAFYERLVGSTSQRKGLNTHSIEFSPEAAGTWQYTAVLTQNLNRGAISQGQMRFTVEGVKNGKLATISWDDLHQRSKVPGQDYSFRYFQQLTGSVMLPADFTPQRVRVTLGSGTGGTTQVFDWKQAGAPAAKGE; encoded by the coding sequence ATGACCAACCGTCCTCCCATGCGCGTGCAGGTCCGCCTGCCCGGCGCGCCGCAACCACCTGTCGACCGTCGCCGCCTGCTGGTGATCGGCGGCATCTGGCTGCTCAGCCTGGTGCTGGCGGTGCTGGGTGGCTGCTGGATGGCCACGCCGCGCGATGCCCAGGGCCAGCGCCTGCAGGCCGCCGAGAAGCGCGCCGAGACGCTGCAGACGCAGTTGACCGAGCTGCGCCAGAAGCAGGCCACGCTGGAAGCCTCCGACCGCATCAGCCGCGCCGCCAACACCGAGGTGCAATCCTCGCTGGCCGAGCGCGATGAAGAGATCGCCGGCCTGCGTGCCGACGTCGCCTTCTATGAGCGACTGGTGGGCTCCACCAGCCAGCGCAAGGGCCTGAACACCCATTCCATCGAGTTCAGCCCGGAAGCGGCCGGCACCTGGCAGTACACCGCGGTGCTGACCCAGAACCTCAACCGTGGCGCCATCAGCCAGGGACAGATGCGTTTCACCGTGGAAGGTGTCAAGAACGGCAAGCTGGCCACGATCAGCTGGGATGATCTGCACCAGCGCAGCAAGGTACCGGGACAGGATTACTCGTTCCGGTACTTCCAGCAGCTCACCGGCAGCGTGATGCTGCCGGCTGACTTCACCCCGCAACGCGTGCGGGTGACATTGGGGAGTGGTACGGGGGGTACCACCCAGGTATTCGACTGGAAACAGGCCGGTGCGCCGGCCGCCAAAGGGGAGTAG
- a CDS encoding bactofilin family protein, with translation MFGSSKSNREGQLVVDALIGNQVVIRGDVEFSGGLYVEGRIHGKVIAAEGASGATLTVAEHGAIEGEIRAQVVVISGRLDGDVHATEKVELTPSARVNGNVHYQVVEMNAGAQLNGRLIHASAPMAALPAPEGDEANGGKGDTATRRKLAEAMA, from the coding sequence ATGTTCGGAAGCAGCAAATCCAACCGTGAAGGCCAGCTGGTGGTGGATGCCCTGATCGGCAACCAGGTGGTGATTCGTGGCGATGTGGAATTCAGTGGGGGCCTGTATGTGGAAGGTCGCATCCATGGCAAGGTGATCGCCGCCGAAGGCGCCAGTGGCGCGACCCTGACGGTCGCCGAGCATGGCGCGATCGAGGGCGAGATCCGCGCCCAGGTGGTGGTCATCAGTGGCCGCCTGGACGGCGACGTGCACGCCACCGAGAAGGTCGAGCTGACCCCGAGCGCACGGGTCAATGGCAACGTCCACTACCAGGTTGTGGAGATGAATGCGGGCGCCCAGCTGAACGGCCGCCTGATCCATGCCAGCGCCCCGATGGCGGCCCTGCCGGCCCCGGAAGGTGATGAGGCCAATGGCGGCAAGGGTGACACCGCCACACGCCGCAAGCTGGCCGAGGCGATGGCTTGA
- the erpA gene encoding iron-sulfur cluster insertion protein ErpA has product MSTLVSLPGATPVAAPDYQSLERPLNFTESAAAKVKSLIQEEGNPDLALRVYIEGGGCSGFQYGFEFDENRAEDDLAVQTSGVTLLVDPLSLQYLMGAEVDYTESLTGAQFVIRNPNAKTTCGCGSSFSM; this is encoded by the coding sequence ATGAGCACGCTAGTCTCCCTGCCCGGCGCCACCCCGGTTGCCGCGCCCGATTACCAGTCGCTGGAGCGCCCGCTGAACTTCACCGAGTCGGCGGCCGCCAAGGTCAAATCCCTGATCCAGGAAGAGGGCAACCCCGACCTGGCCCTGCGCGTGTACATCGAAGGCGGTGGCTGTTCGGGCTTCCAGTACGGGTTCGAGTTCGACGAGAACCGTGCCGAGGACGACCTGGCGGTACAGACCAGCGGGGTGACCCTGCTGGTCGACCCGCTGAGCCTGCAGTACCTGATGGGCGCCGAGGTGGACTACACCGAGAGCCTGACCGGTGCCCAGTTCGTGATCCGCAACCCGAACGCGAAGACCACCTGCGGCTGCGGCAGCAGCTTCAGCATGTAA
- a CDS encoding RNA pyrophosphohydrolase — MIDPDGYRPNVGIVLMRQDGQVFWARRVRRDGWQFPQGGMNTDETPVEAMYRELQEETGLLPEHVEVLGATPGWLRYKLPARAIRRNERQVCIGQKQVWFLLRLTGDESHVKLDHTDAPEFDHWRWVDFWYPVEHVVMFKRGVYARALRHLAPLARGVAGQGVTAMPKSAAEAWMPGHTAGHDRPRKRPRTRGYWPKKATGDGPAT; from the coding sequence GTGATCGATCCGGACGGCTATCGACCGAACGTCGGCATCGTGCTGATGCGGCAGGACGGCCAGGTGTTCTGGGCACGACGTGTGCGCCGGGACGGTTGGCAGTTCCCGCAGGGTGGCATGAACACCGACGAGACGCCTGTCGAGGCCATGTATCGTGAACTGCAGGAAGAGACCGGCCTGCTGCCTGAGCATGTGGAAGTGCTCGGGGCGACGCCCGGCTGGCTGCGCTACAAGCTGCCGGCGCGCGCCATCCGCCGCAACGAGCGGCAGGTCTGCATCGGCCAGAAGCAGGTCTGGTTCCTGCTGCGCCTGACCGGCGACGAATCCCACGTGAAGCTGGACCACACCGACGCGCCCGAGTTCGACCACTGGCGCTGGGTGGACTTCTGGTACCCGGTAGAGCACGTGGTGATGTTCAAGCGGGGCGTCTATGCGCGTGCCTTGCGACATCTGGCGCCGCTGGCGCGCGGAGTGGCCGGGCAGGGCGTGACCGCCATGCCCAAGAGTGCCGCCGAGGCCTGGATGCCAGGCCATACCGCCGGGCATGACCGCCCACGCAAGCGCCCGCGGACCCGCGGCTACTGGCCGAAGAAGGCCACCGGCGATGGTCCGGCGACGTGA
- a CDS encoding (2Fe-2S)-binding protein, translating to MYVCICNGVTDHQIREAASHGVSTVAELTMRTGCGATCGSCLDMAGDLLAKARATHDLPLPVLGLAQVA from the coding sequence GTGTACGTCTGCATCTGCAACGGAGTCACCGACCACCAGATCCGCGAAGCCGCCAGCCATGGCGTCAGCACGGTGGCCGAGCTGACGATGCGTACCGGTTGTGGCGCTACCTGTGGCTCCTGCCTGGACATGGCCGGCGATCTGCTGGCCAAAGCGCGCGCCACCCACGATCTGCCGCTGCCGGTCCTCGGTCTGGCCCAGGTCGCCTGA
- the bfr gene encoding bacterioferritin produces the protein MKGDTKVIEFLNKVLYNELTAINQYFLHAKMLKNWGIKELAEHEYKESIDEMKHADMLADRILFLEGLPNFQALGKLRIGENPTEILQCDLSLERDGVVTLREAVAYSDSVGDYVSRQLFVKILDSEEEHIDWLETQLDLIERIGEPKYLLSKLEE, from the coding sequence ATGAAGGGCGACACCAAGGTCATCGAATTCCTCAACAAGGTCCTCTACAACGAGCTGACCGCGATCAACCAGTACTTCCTGCACGCCAAGATGCTGAAGAACTGGGGCATCAAGGAGCTGGCCGAACACGAGTACAAGGAATCGATCGACGAGATGAAGCATGCCGACATGCTCGCCGACCGCATCCTGTTCCTCGAAGGCCTGCCGAACTTCCAGGCGCTGGGCAAGCTGCGCATCGGCGAGAACCCGACCGAGATCCTGCAGTGCGACCTGTCGCTGGAACGCGACGGCGTGGTGACCCTGCGCGAGGCCGTGGCCTATTCCGATTCGGTCGGTGACTACGTCAGCCGCCAGCTGTTCGTGAAGATCCTCGACTCGGAAGAAGAGCACATCGACTGGCTGGAAACCCAGCTGGACCTGATCGAGCGTATCGGCGAGCCGAAGTACCTGCTCAGCAAGCTGGAAGAGTGA
- a CDS encoding CD225/dispanin family protein, protein MNQPPPLSRPVYIPNHLVWAILTTLFCCLPLGVVSIVYASQVDGRRAAGDLPGAYSASRKAGWWAVASAVALPVLLLLWFGLFGGLAVLGALSDQ, encoded by the coding sequence TTGAATCAACCACCACCGCTCAGCCGTCCGGTCTACATCCCCAACCATCTGGTCTGGGCGATCCTGACGACGCTGTTCTGCTGCCTGCCGTTGGGCGTGGTGTCGATCGTCTATGCCTCCCAGGTCGATGGCCGCCGCGCGGCCGGCGATCTTCCGGGAGCCTACAGCGCGTCGCGCAAGGCGGGCTGGTGGGCGGTGGCTTCGGCCGTGGCCCTGCCGGTCCTGTTGCTGTTGTGGTTCGGGCTTTTCGGCGGCTTGGCCGTACTGGGCGCTCTTTCCGACCAATGA
- a CDS encoding CD225/dispanin family protein, producing MNTATPQVPNNLVWAILTTLFCCLPAGIVSIVYAAQVNGKLAAGDIAGAQDSAAKAKKWAIWSAIAWVVVVVLYVLFFVVLGGMGAMSNSGY from the coding sequence ATGAATACCGCTACTCCGCAGGTCCCGAACAACCTGGTCTGGGCGATCCTGACCACCCTGTTCTGCTGCCTGCCGGCCGGCATCGTGTCGATCGTCTACGCCGCCCAGGTCAACGGCAAGCTAGCCGCTGGCGACATCGCCGGCGCCCAGGATTCGGCCGCCAAGGCCAAGAAGTGGGCCATCTGGTCCGCCATCGCCTGGGTCGTCGTGGTCGTGCTGTACGTGCTGTTCTTCGTTGTGCTCGGCGGTATGGGCGCGATGAGCAACAGCGGCTACTGA
- a CDS encoding EAL domain-containing protein, whose translation MAANESPAGARPGRAETPPADHWQRWTAEPASAVAAAPAALPPLAASDAPASIGSAPPPLPGPAVLAEAGNNDQAPPPSDSPYRVLIVEDDRAQALFAQSVLHGAGMQAIVHSDADGALQAIREHRPDLILMDLHLPGLDGMRLTALIRQQPGLQLLPIVFLSGDPDPERQFEVLDSGADDYLSKPIRPRHLIAAVANRIRRARAQAATLPGATGAPATSNPETGLPTRHHVLQQLNAALAHRDPGGVLFVEVSSALGLRERYGYAAFERLMVQAGQRLAEAGHPHLLARLNDNSFLLLVRNADEDSLEGIAATLREQLSARAFVIRDDESVHLRGVVGYAPLSSGFEDANSALEAVERTTLQARLLSAGVAGHVHRDVISEQEHLALLEGQLELAYQPIVAVAGGNTAQYQLLLRLRQADGTVLAAGQVIPAAEAAGRIADLDQQVMDHALGLLDLYRHATQPLNLFVSQSLRTLQRDAFADWLLESLQQRDLPGSALVIDVRLPDALIHTVPLQQFCQRMAGAGVRFCLSQFEPGGEADALLGQLPLSFVRMAARFSSSHANPATREELRKAIERAHAAGLQIIGQQIEDPQAAAAMWVGGVDYIQGNMVQSAGSDLNFDFHNAVL comes from the coding sequence ATGGCCGCAAACGAATCCCCCGCGGGCGCCCGCCCGGGACGCGCTGAAACCCCTCCGGCCGATCATTGGCAACGCTGGACCGCTGAACCGGCGAGCGCCGTCGCCGCAGCACCGGCAGCGCTTCCGCCGCTGGCCGCCTCCGATGCGCCTGCATCGATCGGCAGCGCACCGCCGCCGCTGCCGGGCCCGGCCGTGCTGGCCGAGGCTGGCAACAACGACCAGGCGCCGCCACCCTCCGATTCGCCCTACCGCGTGCTGATCGTCGAGGACGACCGCGCCCAGGCCCTGTTCGCACAGAGCGTGCTGCACGGCGCCGGCATGCAGGCGATCGTGCACAGCGATGCCGACGGTGCGCTGCAGGCGATCAGGGAGCATCGCCCCGACCTGATCCTGATGGACCTGCACCTGCCCGGCCTGGACGGCATGCGCCTGACCGCGCTGATCCGCCAGCAGCCCGGTCTGCAGCTGCTGCCGATCGTGTTCCTCAGCGGCGACCCGGACCCGGAACGCCAGTTCGAGGTGCTTGACAGTGGCGCCGATGACTACCTGAGCAAGCCGATCCGCCCGCGCCACCTGATCGCCGCCGTGGCCAACCGCATCCGCCGCGCACGTGCGCAGGCCGCGACCCTGCCCGGTGCCACCGGCGCACCGGCCACCAGCAATCCGGAAACGGGGTTGCCGACGCGCCATCACGTACTGCAGCAGCTCAACGCCGCACTCGCCCACCGCGACCCGGGCGGCGTGCTGTTCGTGGAGGTGTCCAGCGCGCTGGGGCTGCGCGAGCGCTATGGCTATGCGGCCTTCGAGCGCCTGATGGTGCAGGCCGGGCAGCGCCTTGCCGAAGCCGGTCACCCGCATCTGTTGGCACGCCTGAATGACAACAGCTTCCTGCTGCTCGTACGCAACGCCGACGAGGACAGCCTGGAAGGCATCGCCGCAACGCTGCGAGAGCAGTTGTCGGCGCGCGCCTTCGTGATCCGCGACGATGAATCCGTGCACCTGCGCGGCGTGGTCGGCTACGCGCCGCTGTCGTCCGGCTTCGAGGATGCCAACAGTGCGCTGGAGGCCGTCGAACGCACCACCCTGCAGGCACGCCTGCTCAGCGCCGGCGTGGCCGGCCACGTACACCGCGACGTGATCAGCGAACAGGAGCACCTGGCGTTGCTGGAAGGCCAACTTGAGCTGGCCTACCAGCCGATCGTCGCTGTCGCCGGTGGCAACACCGCGCAGTACCAGCTGCTGCTGCGCCTGCGCCAGGCCGACGGCACGGTGCTGGCAGCCGGCCAGGTGATTCCCGCCGCGGAAGCCGCGGGGCGCATCGCCGACCTCGACCAGCAGGTGATGGATCATGCGCTGGGTCTGCTGGACCTGTACCGGCACGCAACGCAGCCGCTGAACCTGTTCGTCTCACAGTCGCTGCGCACCCTGCAACGCGATGCGTTCGCGGATTGGCTGCTGGAATCGCTGCAGCAGCGCGACCTGCCCGGCAGCGCGCTGGTGATCGACGTGCGCCTGCCCGACGCGCTGATCCATACCGTGCCGCTGCAGCAATTCTGCCAGCGCATGGCCGGCGCCGGCGTGCGCTTCTGCCTGAGCCAGTTCGAGCCCGGCGGCGAGGCTGATGCGTTGCTGGGCCAGCTGCCGTTGTCGTTCGTGCGCATGGCCGCGCGCTTCTCCAGCAGCCATGCCAACCCGGCCACGCGCGAAGAACTGCGCAAGGCGATCGAGCGGGCACATGCTGCAGGGTTGCAGATCATCGGCCAGCAGATCGAGGACCCGCAGGCTGCGGCCGCGATGTGGGTTGGCGGGGTCGATTACATCCAGGGCAACATGGTGCAGTCGGCCGGCAGCGACCTCAACTTCGACTTCCACAACGCGGTGCTCTGA
- a CDS encoding DUF2752 domain-containing protein has translation MSALPARSRLARWAPLLVSAGLAVGATVVLRNVNPYVAGNPLPSCPLYALTGLYCPGCGSTRCLYSLVHFDLPGAMAMNPLLVISLPFLLLMLLNIAGIRPRALDPLMRVLANPVFWLWVLPGYALLRNLPWAPFTALAPI, from the coding sequence ATGTCCGCGCTTCCCGCCCGTTCCCGACTCGCCCGCTGGGCGCCGCTGCTGGTTTCCGCCGGCCTGGCCGTGGGTGCCACGGTGGTGCTGCGCAACGTCAATCCGTATGTCGCCGGCAATCCACTGCCGAGCTGCCCGCTGTACGCCCTGACCGGCCTGTACTGCCCGGGCTGTGGCAGCACGCGCTGCCTGTATTCGCTGGTCCACTTCGACCTGCCCGGCGCGATGGCGATGAACCCGCTGCTGGTCATCAGCCTGCCGTTCCTGTTGCTGATGCTGCTGAACATCGCCGGCATCCGCCCACGCGCGCTCGATCCGCTGATGCGGGTGCTCGCCAATCCCGTGTTCTGGCTCTGGGTGCTGCCCGGGTATGCGCTGCTGCGCAACCTGCCGTGGGCACCGTTCACTGCACTGGCACCGATCTAG